Proteins from a single region of Mycoplasmopsis edwardii:
- a CDS encoding ABC transporter ATP-binding protein, protein MEHKEKVSTWKTLKLLFSFASDFKKLIWLGTLFSLINAISYITGSFLIGSIVSQFFEPLAKNGVQASDFETTRFFWTLGALLVCFILYGIFRYIESIVFVKVSFNSAAKIRTRLVRKMLKLNINFYDKNKAGDLISTLIVDITNVAFSLNQVFSAVINAAINIFISIIMMFIVSTKLTLIVIPITLIMFAAIGFLIKKAQPHFIYVRNAFGKLNAFVEETLANTKITNSFDKQSELLSQFQKITKEIRDTAFKSDMIARSFETIYNIMSNSIILIITALAAIFYLKGEEVWGIPGIIGENTMIFTPGLIVTFISLNWNFLGPFQNALGTIFNAQVGVASTTRIHKLLQEKEPLVENQKIKIVKVSFNNENSLLQETSHDDPYGFYSWKFFNDKTNQFEYKSVKGEVEFSNVYFKYLEESNKYQLNDASFKAHRGQKIAIVGPTGAGKTTIINLLSKYYDYNDGSIKIDGFELKEIDTNNLREILTIVLQDSFLFNETIIDNLKISNPNVTEEEIINAAKLTKAHDFILGMENGYHTMIENNGANISQGQKQLISLTRAILSNRNILILDEATSNIDSSTERLVQDSMLHLMEYKTSFIIAHRLSTIKNADKIIVIDQGKIIEQGTHDELLEQKGFYYNLYKSQFDEK, encoded by the coding sequence ATGGAACATAAAGAAAAAGTATCAACTTGAAAAACATTAAAACTTCTTTTTTCATTTGCATCTGATTTTAAAAAGTTAATTTGGCTTGGAACATTATTTTCATTAATTAATGCCATTTCATATATCACAGGAAGTTTTCTAATTGGTTCAATTGTTTCACAATTCTTTGAACCATTAGCAAAAAACGGAGTTCAAGCAAGTGATTTTGAAACTACAAGATTCTTTTGAACATTAGGTGCTTTATTAGTTTGTTTTATTTTATATGGAATATTCAGGTATATAGAATCAATAGTTTTTGTAAAAGTAAGTTTTAATTCAGCCGCTAAAATAAGAACAAGATTAGTAAGGAAAATGTTAAAACTTAATATTAACTTTTATGATAAAAACAAAGCCGGAGATTTAATTTCAACATTGATTGTAGACATCACTAACGTAGCATTTTCACTAAACCAAGTTTTTTCTGCAGTTATTAATGCTGCAATTAATATTTTTATCTCAATAATAATGATGTTTATTGTATCAACTAAATTAACATTAATTGTTATCCCAATTACTTTAATAATGTTTGCAGCTATAGGGTTTTTAATTAAAAAGGCACAGCCACACTTTATTTATGTGAGAAATGCTTTTGGTAAACTTAATGCATTTGTTGAAGAAACCTTGGCAAATACTAAAATCACTAACTCATTTGATAAACAAAGTGAATTGTTATCTCAATTTCAAAAAATTACAAAAGAAATTAGAGATACAGCATTCAAAAGTGACATGATAGCAAGAAGTTTTGAAACTATTTACAATATCATGTCTAACTCGATTATCTTAATAATCACTGCTTTAGCTGCGATCTTTTATTTAAAAGGTGAAGAAGTTTGAGGGATACCTGGAATTATTGGTGAAAACACAATGATTTTTACCCCTGGACTAATTGTTACATTTATCTCACTTAATTGAAACTTTTTAGGTCCATTTCAAAATGCACTTGGAACAATCTTCAATGCACAGGTAGGGGTTGCTTCTACAACAAGAATCCACAAGTTATTACAAGAAAAAGAACCTCTTGTAGAAAACCAAAAAATCAAAATTGTTAAAGTTTCATTTAACAATGAAAACTCTCTTTTACAAGAAACATCACATGATGATCCGTACGGATTTTACTCATGAAAATTCTTTAATGATAAAACCAATCAATTTGAATATAAATCAGTTAAAGGTGAAGTAGAATTTTCAAATGTATATTTCAAATACCTTGAGGAATCAAATAAATACCAATTAAATGATGCCTCTTTCAAAGCTCATAGGGGTCAAAAAATCGCTATTGTAGGACCTACAGGCGCTGGTAAAACAACAATTATTAACTTACTATCAAAATACTATGATTATAATGATGGAAGCATCAAAATCGATGGCTTTGAGCTTAAAGAAATTGATACAAACAATCTTAGAGAAATCCTAACAATTGTTTTACAAGATTCATTCTTATTCAATGAAACAATTATTGATAACCTTAAAATTTCTAACCCTAATGTAACAGAAGAAGAAATTATTAATGCTGCTAAATTGACTAAAGCACATGACTTTATATTAGGTATGGAAAATGGATATCATACAATGATTGAAAATAATGGAGCAAACATCTCACAAGGTCAAAAACAACTTATTTCATTGACAAGAGCAATTTTGTCTAACAGAAACATTTTGATTTTAGATGAAGCTACTTCTAACATTGATTCAAGTACTGAAAGATTAGTTCAAGATTCAATGTTGCACTTAATGGAATATAAAACTTCATTTATTATTGCTCATAGATTAAGCACTATTAAAAACGCAGATAAAATAATTGTTATTGACCAAGGTAAAATAATTGAACAAGGTACACATGACGAACTACTAGAACAAAAAGGCTTTTACTATAATTTATACAAATCACAATTTGATGAAAAATAA
- the rpmG gene encoding 50S ribosomal protein L33, with protein MAREGYTLACQNCKMENYISKKNKKNHPEKVELIKYCSKCNAHTNHKEKK; from the coding sequence ATGGCAAGAGAAGGATACACATTAGCATGTCAAAATTGCAAAATGGAAAACTACATTTCTAAAAAGAACAAGAAAAACCATCCTGAAAAAGTTGAATTAATTAAATATTGTTCAAAATGTAATGCTCACACAAATCATAAAGAAAAAAAATAG
- a CDS encoding aminopeptidase P family protein: MDRRRLEKMFLEHGVDALISEAPQTRLWYSGIETTDGFIVIEKDKATLFVDGRYIEYATKFAKNVDIVLIQGNLMKKWFEERKFSKIALEEDYLIKQVQDRIISLVKPKEIVWVNAQELRIVKSKEELKIMQKVVDISLSALEEFKQWVKPGVSEKDAAAMLNFLLKKHGGDKEGFDEIIASAASSAEPHHHPTDKLIEDNNLLKVDFGAKYKGYTADITRTFFIGDEAKANPKAKEILQIVKEAAALGRKAVRPGVKTSDIDRICRDYIASKGYAEYFTHSTGHGLGIDVHELPSVSSRAETVLEPGMIITVEPGIYIEGLGGARIEDDVLVTENGYYVFSRPDETNEKPL, from the coding sequence ATGGACAGAAGAAGATTAGAAAAAATGTTTTTAGAACATGGTGTTGATGCTTTAATTTCAGAAGCACCACAAACAAGATTATGATATTCAGGAATTGAAACAACTGATGGATTTATAGTTATTGAAAAAGATAAGGCAACTTTATTTGTAGATGGTAGATACATTGAGTATGCTACAAAATTTGCAAAAAACGTTGATATTGTTTTGATTCAAGGTAATTTAATGAAAAAATGATTTGAAGAAAGAAAATTCTCTAAAATAGCTTTAGAAGAAGATTACTTAATCAAACAAGTTCAAGATCGTATTATTAGTTTAGTTAAACCTAAAGAAATTGTATGAGTAAATGCACAAGAATTACGTATTGTTAAATCAAAAGAAGAATTAAAAATAATGCAAAAAGTAGTTGATATTTCACTTTCAGCATTAGAAGAGTTCAAGCAATGAGTAAAACCAGGTGTTAGTGAAAAAGATGCCGCTGCAATGTTAAACTTTTTACTTAAAAAGCATGGTGGAGATAAAGAAGGATTTGATGAAATCATTGCATCAGCTGCTTCTTCAGCTGAACCACATCATCACCCAACAGATAAGTTAATTGAAGATAATAATTTATTAAAAGTGGACTTTGGGGCTAAATATAAAGGTTATACAGCTGATATCACAAGAACATTCTTTATTGGTGATGAAGCTAAAGCAAATCCAAAAGCAAAAGAAATTTTACAAATTGTAAAAGAAGCCGCTGCATTAGGTAGAAAAGCTGTTCGTCCTGGTGTTAAAACAAGTGATATTGACAGAATTTGTAGAGACTATATAGCTTCAAAAGGTTATGCAGAATACTTTACACACTCAACAGGGCATGGGCTTGGTATTGATGTACATGAACTACCTTCAGTGTCTTCAAGAGCTGAAACAGTTTTAGAACCAGGTATGATTATTACAGTTGAACCTGGAATTTATATTGAAGGGCTTGGCGGAGCTAGAATTGAAGATGATGTTTTAGTAACTGAAAATGGTTACTACGTATTTTCAAGACCAGATGAAACAAATGAAAAACCTTTATAA
- the pip gene encoding prolyl aminopeptidase → MKQMKNLYNNSLIESNYIRVSNIHKVYYEIHGSKEGIPVFIIHGGPGGGSTYILKELFDLNKFKLIFMDQRGVGKSLPFLELQENNTHTLVDDIEILRKHLKLNKIHLFGGSWGTTLALMYALKYPQNVSKILLRALFLGRQEDIDYLYEANGASDFYPDIFEEYKNFVNKYPGKSVLEKYHYLFKNGTKHEQEEGARIFSNWERSLVSIRSFKPKKRLSKSDIDDNLAVAKMEVYYFINKCFFETDNYILENAKILKDIEIDIVHGRQDIDCRPIGAYLLHKQLPKSKLHLVDKAGHTSLDKNLWNTLKKVIKTW, encoded by the coding sequence ATGAAACAAATGAAAAACCTTTATAATAATTCATTAATAGAATCTAATTACATAAGAGTTTCTAACATTCATAAGGTTTATTATGAAATACATGGAAGCAAAGAAGGGATACCTGTTTTCATAATACATGGTGGGCCAGGTGGTGGAAGTACTTATATACTTAAAGAACTCTTTGACCTTAACAAATTTAAATTAATATTCATGGATCAAAGAGGTGTTGGTAAAAGCTTACCTTTCCTTGAATTACAAGAAAATAATACTCATACTTTAGTTGATGATATTGAAATTTTAAGGAAACATCTTAAGTTAAATAAAATTCATTTATTTGGTGGTAGTTGAGGTACTACACTTGCTTTAATGTATGCATTAAAATATCCTCAAAATGTGTCTAAAATATTGCTTCGTGCATTGTTTTTGGGTCGCCAAGAAGATATTGATTATCTATATGAAGCAAATGGCGCAAGTGATTTTTACCCAGATATTTTTGAAGAATACAAAAACTTTGTTAATAAATACCCTGGTAAGTCTGTACTTGAAAAATATCATTATTTATTTAAAAATGGTACCAAACACGAACAAGAAGAAGGTGCTAGAATCTTTTCTAATTGAGAACGCAGTCTTGTTTCAATTAGATCTTTTAAGCCTAAAAAAAGACTTAGTAAGTCAGATATCGATGATAATTTAGCAGTTGCTAAAATGGAAGTTTATTATTTTATAAATAAGTGCTTCTTTGAAACAGATAATTATATTTTAGAGAACGCTAAGATTTTAAAAGATATTGAAATTGATATTGTTCATGGTAGACAAGACATTGATTGTAGACCAATTGGTGCTTATTTATTGCATAAGCAATTACCTAAATCAAAACTTCATTTAGTAGATAAAGCAGGGCATACTTCACTTGATAAAAACTTATGAAACACACTTAAAAAAGTTATTAAAACTTGATAA
- the msrB gene encoding peptide-methionine (R)-S-oxide reductase MsrB: MFNKEKRLKELTELQYKITQEGYTERPFTNEFDNHFEKGIYVDIVDGTPLFKSTDKYNSGCGWPAFSRPINDSVINEFMDYSHNMKRVEVKSKNADSHLGHVFNDGPRDKGGLRYCINSGSLRFIPFDQLEQEGYQDLITLFDEE; this comes from the coding sequence ATGTTTAATAAAGAAAAAAGATTAAAAGAGCTTACAGAATTACAATATAAAATCACTCAAGAGGGTTACACAGAAAGACCTTTTACAAATGAATTTGATAATCATTTTGAAAAAGGTATTTATGTAGATATAGTTGATGGAACACCACTATTCAAGTCAACTGATAAATACAATTCAGGATGTGGATGACCTGCTTTCAGTAGACCGATTAATGATAGCGTTATTAACGAGTTCATGGATTACTCACACAATATGAAAAGAGTTGAAGTTAAAAGTAAAAATGCTGATTCTCACCTAGGACATGTATTTAACGATGGACCTAGAGATAAAGGTGGCTTAAGATATTGTATTAACTCAGGTTCTTTAAGATTTATTCCATTTGATCAACTAGAACAAGAAGGATATCAAGATCTAATAACTTTATTTGATGAAGAATAA
- a CDS encoding thioredoxin family protein, whose amino-acid sequence MLREVNAQEALESIKSGKKLLVFHALWCGPCRMYKSTLEELAEKNGVEVLRVNIEENREFATQAGVRSIPYSQVYEDGKMTKDLLGFRTYDDLVSELSDFVNKK is encoded by the coding sequence ATGTTACGTGAAGTAAACGCACAAGAAGCTTTAGAATCAATTAAAAGCGGTAAAAAATTATTAGTTTTCCACGCATTATGATGTGGTCCATGTAGAATGTACAAATCTACATTAGAAGAACTTGCTGAGAAAAATGGTGTTGAAGTTTTAAGAGTTAACATCGAAGAAAACAGAGAATTTGCAACACAAGCTGGTGTTCGTTCAATTCCTTACTCACAAGTTTACGAAGATGGAAAAATGACAAAAGACTTACTTGGTTTTAGAACATATGATGATTTAGTTTCAGAACTTTCAGATTTTGTTAACAAAAAATAA
- a CDS encoding leucyl aminopeptidase family protein, with protein sequence MKLNKVDNTRNASMLLKAVFKGQELPKNLLEKNNVVSDFFDKNESLVFLGEEKNYKYESLFGFAKSFFASQARDYQIDLDSFVKGELNLSHVVAAFVNAYNYVNADIYSAKTSKKPEVFNISLFSQANESEYKDALNKASILSEAVNYARNLQITPPNILNSEKLADEVLNELKQYDNLKVTVLNKKQIEELKMGLLLSVNRGSVYEPRVVVIEYNGNKESNDKTVYVGKGITFDSGGYSLKPGRSMLGMKFDMSGSVFVASAMKAIAQLKPQTNVAAIMCITDNRVNGDASLPDSVWTSMNGKTVEINNTDAEGRLVMADGITYAVRNLKATRIVDVATLTGAILVALGSTYTGVWATTEQAWEELKQAADQQHELVWRMPLDEAFAKEIKNTPVADLKNTDLSGAGGGSSSAAMFLKEFTEDVEYIHLDVAGTAEQGGRPTGVMVKTLVQLALNSKK encoded by the coding sequence ATGAAACTTAATAAAGTTGATAACACAAGGAACGCTTCAATGTTACTTAAAGCGGTTTTCAAAGGTCAAGAATTACCTAAAAACTTACTTGAGAAAAATAATGTAGTAAGTGACTTTTTCGATAAAAACGAATCACTTGTTTTCTTAGGTGAAGAGAAAAACTACAAATATGAATCATTATTTGGGTTTGCTAAATCATTCTTTGCCTCACAAGCAAGAGATTACCAAATCGATTTAGATTCATTTGTTAAAGGTGAATTAAACTTATCACATGTTGTAGCAGCATTTGTAAATGCATATAACTATGTAAACGCTGATATTTACTCAGCTAAAACTTCTAAAAAACCAGAAGTATTTAATATAAGCTTATTCTCACAAGCTAATGAATCAGAATACAAAGATGCATTAAACAAAGCAAGCATTCTTTCAGAAGCTGTTAATTATGCAAGAAACTTACAAATCACACCTCCAAACATTTTAAACTCAGAAAAATTAGCAGATGAAGTTTTAAATGAATTAAAACAATACGATAACTTAAAAGTTACAGTATTAAACAAAAAACAAATTGAAGAACTTAAAATGGGATTATTACTTTCAGTTAATCGTGGAAGTGTGTATGAACCTAGAGTGGTTGTTATTGAATACAACGGAAACAAGGAATCAAATGATAAAACAGTTTATGTAGGTAAAGGTATTACATTTGACTCTGGTGGTTACTCATTAAAACCAGGTCGTTCAATGCTTGGTATGAAATTTGACATGTCAGGTTCAGTATTTGTAGCTAGTGCTATGAAAGCTATTGCGCAATTAAAACCTCAAACAAACGTTGCAGCAATTATGTGTATTACAGACAACAGAGTTAATGGAGATGCTTCATTACCTGATTCAGTATGAACAAGTATGAATGGTAAAACAGTTGAAATTAACAACACTGATGCTGAAGGTCGTTTAGTTATGGCTGATGGTATTACATACGCAGTAAGAAACTTAAAAGCAACAAGGATTGTTGATGTTGCTACATTAACAGGGGCTATCTTAGTAGCTTTAGGAAGCACATATACAGGTGTATGAGCAACAACAGAACAAGCTTGAGAAGAATTAAAACAAGCCGCTGATCAACAGCATGAACTTGTATGAAGAATGCCTTTAGATGAAGCTTTTGCTAAAGAAATCAAAAACACACCAGTTGCTGATCTTAAAAACACAGACTTAAGTGGAGCAGGTGGAGGTAGCTCATCAGCTGCTATGTTCTTAAAAGAATTTACAGAAGATGTTGAATATATTCACTTAGATGTTGCTGGTACAGCAGAGCAAGGTGGAAGACCTACAGGTGTTATGGTTAAAACATTAGTTCAATTAGCTTTAAATAGTAAAAAATAA
- a CDS encoding M17 family metallopeptidase, whose translation MIRNLKDESNKMQLLKPAFEGHEFPSFVGRKNAKVTDNLESEVSYVYLDKEHQTWYEFNNWFSAFAASHQRDYLVDVEAFAKYFEYNELLRMFISKIEFAKAKLFKKTNINETEKENVLELLVKDETKEIKELVKKVKLIASAVTKTRNLQIMPENFLNSEILASEIVNDFSGIEGLKVEVLTKKEIQDLNMGLLLSVNKGSTHEPRVVVISYNGDKRSKEHTSIVGKGITFDTGGVNTKGYHMDGMKYDMSGSVIAAYAVKTLAQLKAKVNVSAVMCITDNRINADASLPENVYQSMSGKWVEVVDTDAEGRLVLADGIYYAADKLKATTILDVATLTGTIITSLSNVYTGIWSTNEDKWAIFEKSAKKAQEKVWRMPLHKDFHKGNTGSKVADLASWSKTVRQDSSQAAMFLKEFTKDVDFIHCDVAGTADKNGEPQGALVATLVEFVLDLQK comes from the coding sequence ATGATTAGAAATTTAAAAGATGAATCAAATAAAATGCAATTATTAAAACCAGCATTTGAAGGACATGAATTTCCTTCATTTGTAGGTAGAAAAAACGCAAAAGTTACTGACAATTTAGAAAGCGAAGTTTCATATGTTTATTTAGACAAAGAACACCAAACATGATATGAATTCAACAATTGATTTAGTGCATTTGCTGCTTCACACCAAAGAGATTACTTAGTTGATGTGGAAGCATTTGCAAAATATTTTGAATACAATGAATTATTAAGAATGTTTATTTCAAAAATTGAATTTGCAAAAGCTAAATTATTCAAAAAAACAAATATTAATGAAACTGAAAAAGAAAATGTTTTAGAACTTTTAGTTAAGGATGAAACAAAAGAAATTAAAGAATTAGTTAAAAAAGTAAAATTAATTGCTTCAGCTGTAACAAAAACAAGAAACTTACAAATCATGCCTGAAAACTTCTTAAACTCAGAAATCCTTGCTTCTGAGATCGTTAATGATTTCTCAGGTATTGAAGGTTTAAAAGTTGAAGTCTTAACTAAAAAGGAAATTCAAGACTTAAACATGGGATTATTACTTTCAGTTAACAAAGGAAGTACACACGAACCAAGAGTTGTTGTCATTTCATATAACGGAGACAAAAGAAGCAAAGAACATACATCTATCGTAGGTAAGGGTATTACATTTGATACAGGTGGAGTTAACACAAAAGGTTACCACATGGATGGTATGAAATATGATATGTCAGGTTCAGTAATTGCAGCATATGCTGTTAAAACACTTGCTCAATTAAAAGCTAAAGTTAATGTATCGGCTGTTATGTGTATTACTGATAACAGGATTAATGCTGATGCTTCATTACCAGAAAATGTTTATCAATCAATGAGTGGAAAATGAGTTGAGGTAGTTGATACTGATGCTGAAGGTCGTTTAGTACTTGCTGATGGTATTTATTATGCTGCTGACAAATTGAAAGCTACAACTATTTTAGATGTTGCTACATTAACAGGAACAATCATTACTTCATTATCAAATGTTTACACTGGTATTTGATCAACAAACGAAGATAAATGAGCAATATTTGAAAAATCAGCTAAAAAAGCACAAGAAAAAGTATGAAGAATGCCCTTACACAAAGACTTCCACAAAGGCAATACAGGATCAAAAGTTGCTGATTTAGCAAGCTGATCAAAAACTGTTAGACAAGATTCTTCACAAGCTGCTATGTTCTTAAAAGAATTTACTAAAGATGTTGATTTCATTCACTGTGACGTTGCTGGTACAGCTGATAAAAATGGTGAACCACAAGGTGCATTAGTTGCTACATTAGTAGAATTTGTTTTAGACCTACAAAAATAA
- a CDS encoding IMPACT family protein: MTNKSFEIIIKKSRFISYVFPIKDKNEIKPIIAELAKENKKARHVCYAYRLIIDGVENAGFNDDGEPKHTAGKPIYDILRIKELDNVLVVVIRYFGGIMLGAGGLTRAYRESAKIAIEDYIKQ; encoded by the coding sequence TTGACTAATAAAAGTTTTGAAATAATTATTAAAAAATCTCGTTTTATTTCATATGTCTTTCCGATTAAAGACAAAAATGAAATAAAACCAATTATTGCAGAACTTGCAAAAGAAAATAAAAAAGCAAGGCACGTATGTTATGCATACCGTTTGATTATAGACGGTGTTGAAAATGCAGGATTTAATGATGATGGTGAACCTAAACACACAGCAGGGAAACCTATATATGATATTTTAAGAATTAAAGAGTTAGACAATGTGCTAGTCGTGGTGATTAGATATTTTGGCGGAATTATGCTTGGCGCAGGCGGATTAACTAGAGCATATCGTGAAAGTGCTAAAATAGCCATTGAAGATTACATAAAACAATAA
- the ylqF gene encoding ribosome biogenesis GTPase YlqF, translating into MNQENNETKYNNLIQWYPGHMAKGFREIKDTATLADIFIVVLDARAPISSYNEDFDQIAPQKPRLFIITKSDLMDPKKKSIITARFKNEHVLWLDLRNGSSKKIILNKIKEMSKERIKRNQAKGMIQTKIKSFVVGVPNCGKSTLINLVSEKASLKVANFPGVTREKKWVVNGEFLFLDTPGILLPKFTDQEPAIKLLAIGAIKVENFPTEFVAIQIWKLMSKYYPEKIQALEMKPSDDEIEIYGLFRDYANKFKFFKEQGKLDVDKAQKHFIQWVKNMKGVTFD; encoded by the coding sequence ATGAATCAAGAAAATAATGAAACAAAATACAACAACCTAATTCAATGGTACCCTGGACATATGGCTAAGGGTTTTAGAGAAATCAAAGATACAGCAACATTAGCAGATATTTTTATTGTTGTTCTAGATGCAAGAGCGCCAATTAGTTCATATAATGAAGATTTTGATCAAATCGCACCACAAAAACCGAGGCTCTTCATTATTACAAAAAGTGACTTAATGGACCCTAAGAAAAAAAGTATTATTACAGCAAGGTTTAAAAATGAACATGTGCTTTGACTTGATTTAAGAAATGGCTCTTCCAAAAAGATTATTCTTAATAAAATCAAGGAAATGAGCAAAGAACGTATTAAAAGAAATCAAGCCAAAGGAATGATTCAAACTAAAATTAAGTCATTTGTTGTTGGGGTTCCAAACTGTGGAAAAAGCACACTTATTAATTTAGTCTCTGAAAAAGCAAGTTTAAAAGTTGCTAATTTCCCTGGTGTTACTCGTGAGAAAAAATGGGTTGTTAACGGTGAATTCTTATTTTTAGATACCCCTGGTATTTTATTACCTAAGTTCACTGACCAAGAGCCAGCTATCAAATTATTAGCAATTGGTGCTATTAAAGTAGAAAACTTTCCAACTGAGTTTGTAGCAATTCAAATTTGAAAATTAATGTCTAAGTATTATCCAGAAAAAATTCAGGCGTTAGAAATGAAACCTTCAGATGATGAAATAGAAATTTATGGATTATTTAGAGACTATGCAAATAAATTCAAGTTCTTTAAAGAACAAGGTAAATTAGATGTTGATAAAGCACAAAAACACTTTATACAATGAGTTAAAAATATGAAAGGTGTAACCTTTGACTAA
- a CDS encoding MAG0865 family DivIVA-related protein — protein sequence MNNDLKKTEELISWIEKQDFSLSLEGYDVNEIDNFMNHLVSWVRMLESNNMDLKKRILELEQEITNKNMQNAKNEFEIQRYKTIIKQLEKVNESRK from the coding sequence ATGAATAATGATTTAAAAAAAACAGAAGAATTAATTTCCTGAATTGAAAAACAAGATTTTAGTTTATCTCTTGAGGGGTATGATGTTAATGAAATAGATAACTTTATGAACCATTTAGTTTCATGAGTCAGAATGTTAGAAAGCAATAACATGGATCTTAAGAAAAGAATTTTAGAGCTCGAACAAGAAATAACAAATAAGAATATGCAAAATGCTAAAAATGAATTTGAAATCCAAAGATATAAAACAATAATTAAACAATTGGAGAAAGTCAATGAATCAAGAAAATAA
- a CDS encoding TrmH family RNA methyltransferase yields MIITSKQNPIIKNLKKLQDKKYRNLEQKFLVSGFHLVNEALENGIVSEIFESDDSNKYPNATKVSYNLIKYLSETETPQKVIAVCDKTKVKSSKINKVIALNNLQDPGNVGTIIRLAKAFAFDTVIVENLDPYNDKVIRSSQGAIFKLNVIETKDLKQNLIKLKNDGFKVFETLLDKNASKLNDVQFPNEKLVIVVGNEGNGINDEIKKLSDLNIYIPIEFESLNVAVATGIVLDKVYNRR; encoded by the coding sequence ATGATAATAACAAGTAAACAAAATCCAATTATTAAAAATCTTAAGAAATTACAAGATAAAAAATATCGTAATCTTGAACAAAAATTCTTAGTTTCTGGCTTTCATTTAGTTAATGAAGCATTAGAAAATGGTATTGTAAGCGAAATATTTGAATCAGATGATTCAAATAAATATCCTAATGCAACAAAAGTTAGTTATAACTTAATTAAATATCTTTCAGAAACTGAAACTCCTCAAAAAGTCATTGCTGTATGTGATAAAACAAAAGTTAAATCTTCAAAAATTAATAAAGTGATTGCACTCAATAATTTGCAAGACCCAGGCAATGTTGGAACAATTATTAGATTGGCAAAGGCATTTGCTTTTGACACTGTGATTGTTGAAAACCTTGACCCATATAATGATAAGGTTATTAGATCTTCCCAAGGTGCAATCTTTAAGTTGAATGTAATTGAAACAAAAGATTTAAAACAAAACTTAATCAAACTTAAAAATGATGGTTTTAAAGTATTTGAAACCTTATTAGATAAAAATGCAAGTAAATTAAATGATGTTCAGTTTCCAAATGAAAAACTAGTAATTGTAGTTGGCAATGAAGGAAATGGAATTAATGATGAAATTAAAAAACTCTCCGACTTAAATATTTATATTCCAATTGAATTTGAAAGCTTAAATGTTGCGGTTGCAACTGGTATAGTTTTAGACAAAGTCTACAACAGGAGGTAA
- a CDS encoding tRNA (cytidine(34)-2'-O)-methyltransferase, with amino-acid sequence MLNIVLFQPEISPNTGNIIRTCFALGAKLHIIKPISFDLHPKYLKRAGAGRMLSDIRHEVHESYQAFYEKYKDKNIFYITRYGLKTYEQQDYKAELEQNKEVWLMFGRESTGIDKEILKNNLDNCLRIPMVSAMRSINLANSVCVIGFEVMRQLNWQNLSIYEVEKGKDFLLNDNNK; translated from the coding sequence ATGCTTAACATTGTATTATTCCAACCTGAAATTTCGCCAAATACAGGAAATATTATTAGAACTTGCTTTGCTTTAGGGGCAAAATTACACATTATTAAACCAATTAGTTTTGACTTACATCCAAAATATTTAAAAAGAGCTGGGGCTGGAAGAATGCTTTCAGACATTAGACATGAAGTTCATGAGTCATACCAAGCGTTTTATGAAAAGTATAAGGATAAAAATATATTTTATATTACGCGTTATGGTTTAAAAACATATGAACAACAAGATTACAAAGCAGAATTAGAGCAAAATAAAGAAGTTTGATTAATGTTTGGTCGTGAATCAACAGGTATTGATAAAGAAATTCTTAAAAACAATTTAGATAATTGTTTAAGAATTCCTATGGTGTCTGCTATGCGTTCAATTAACCTAGCTAACTCTGTTTGTGTTATTGGTTTTGAAGTTATGAGACAATTAAATTGACAAAATTTATCAATTTATGAAGTTGAAAAAGGAAAAGATTTTTTACTAAATGATAATAACAAGTAA